One window of the Labilibaculum sp. genome contains the following:
- a CDS encoding group II intron maturase-specific domain-containing protein: MNRLEERIQKLNEVQRGWVNNFRMASILVKLQDLDGWLRNRLRYCIWSRSSGEETRKEKAKPYPFGRSARTSLCMVSFT, encoded by the coding sequence TTGAACAGGCTCGAAGAACGCATCCAAAAACTGAATGAGGTTCAGCGGGGTTGGGTAAATAACTTCCGTATGGCAAGTATTTTAGTCAAACTTCAAGATCTCGACGGTTGGCTGCGCAACAGGCTCAGGTATTGTATATGGTCCCGATCCTCGGGAGAAGAAACCCGAAAAGAAAAGGCGAAGCCTTATCCGTTTGGGCGTTCAGCAAGGACAAGCCTATGCATGGTCTCGTTCACGTAA
- the ltrA gene encoding group II intron reverse transcriptase/maturase, giving the protein MNLWNETKSVPISRTMIWNAYKQVKSNKGSAGVDEIGWDEFESNRSQQLYKLWNRMASGSYLPPPVKEVEIPKKDGKMRKLGIPTIVDRIGQQVVKNYLEPRFELIFSNNSYGYRPSRNAHQALEEVQRNCWKNDWVIDLDIKGFFDNIDHAKLMLAVRKHVAENWACVYIERWLHMPIQRRNGELIQKQGKGTPQGGVISPLLANLFLHYAFDKWLENLNSNVKFERYADDAIIHCRTKRQADWLLNKLHERMAECHLELHPEKTKLVYCRDYRRQEKHKNVKFDFLGYSFQPRSSKSQKTGNLFQGYGCAISISSRKKIAEKLAISLEESKTCRSIVGIAQRLNPQIRGWLNYYGKFRMWEMHHVFRLLHSRLVRWARRKYKRYKNSICRAYAWLKRIKKQFPYLFYHWKLNFSI; this is encoded by the coding sequence ATGAATCTATGGAATGAAACGAAATCGGTACCAATAAGTCGTACCATGATATGGAATGCTTACAAACAAGTGAAATCCAATAAAGGAAGTGCTGGAGTTGATGAGATTGGTTGGGATGAATTTGAATCCAACCGATCACAACAACTCTACAAACTCTGGAATCGTATGGCATCGGGGAGTTATCTTCCACCGCCAGTAAAAGAGGTTGAAATTCCGAAAAAGGATGGAAAAATGCGTAAGCTAGGAATTCCTACTATTGTCGATCGCATCGGTCAACAAGTGGTCAAGAATTATCTAGAACCAAGATTTGAATTAATTTTCAGCAACAACAGTTATGGCTATCGACCTAGTCGAAATGCGCATCAAGCATTAGAGGAGGTTCAGCGTAATTGTTGGAAAAACGACTGGGTAATTGATTTAGACATCAAAGGGTTTTTCGATAATATTGATCATGCAAAACTGATGCTGGCGGTACGAAAGCATGTAGCCGAGAATTGGGCGTGTGTGTACATCGAAAGATGGTTGCATATGCCAATTCAACGAAGAAATGGGGAATTGATACAAAAACAAGGAAAAGGCACACCGCAAGGTGGCGTTATCAGTCCATTGTTGGCGAATCTGTTTCTACATTATGCTTTCGATAAATGGTTAGAGAATCTAAATTCCAATGTGAAATTTGAGCGTTATGCTGATGATGCCATAATTCACTGTAGAACCAAAAGGCAAGCAGATTGGCTGCTGAACAAATTGCACGAAAGAATGGCTGAATGTCATCTTGAATTGCATCCCGAAAAGACCAAGCTGGTTTATTGCAGAGATTACCGCAGGCAAGAGAAACATAAGAATGTCAAGTTCGATTTCTTAGGTTATAGCTTTCAGCCACGCAGTAGTAAATCGCAGAAAACAGGAAATCTTTTTCAAGGTTACGGTTGTGCAATCAGCATTTCTTCACGTAAGAAGATCGCTGAAAAGTTAGCCATTTCGCTAGAAGAAAGTAAAACGTGTAGAAGTATTGTGGGAATAGCACAACGGCTTAATCCTCAAATAAGAGGCTGGCTTAATTATTACGGCAAATTCCGCATGTGGGAAATGCATCATGTTTTCCGCTTACTACACTCTCGCTTGGTTCGATGGGCACGACGAAAGTACAAACGTTACAAGAATAGTATTTGTCGCGCTTATGCGTGGCTTAAGAGAATAAAGAAACAGTTTCCATATTTGTTTTATCACTGGAAATTGAATTTTTCTATTTAA
- a CDS encoding group II intron maturase-specific domain-containing protein yields the protein MNRLEERIQKLNEVQRGWVNNFRMASILVKLQDLDGWLRNRLRYCIWSRSSGEETRKEKAKPYPFGRSARTSLCMVSFTQ from the coding sequence TTGAACAGGCTCGAAGAACGCATCCAAAAACTGAATGAGGTTCAGCGGGGTTGGGTAAATAACTTCCGTATGGCAAGTATTTTAGTCAAACTTCAAGATCTCGACGGTTGGCTGCGCAACAGGCTCAGGTATTGTATATGGTCCCGATCCTCGGGAGAAGAAACCCGAAAAGAAAAGGCGAAGCCTTATCCGTTTGGGCGTTCAGCAAGGACAAGCCTATGCATGGTCTCGTTCACACAATGA
- a CDS encoding trypsin-like peptidase domain-containing protein → MKNLTLVLISLILIGGCQNSPEIVKESWIGNSVSSWPDFALTNEISFTDKTYYDVANSFIVNTGFDTIGVSCKHLFMVFENQLGLNSIDLGNKFNYWNMYPKNHKEKTVTVKRLINENSNEQIGQFNTLKVRDWILFELEGHNNQLYPLKIRYTPVKSNEIVYAVGWGMKQVDNSIPALIKLQCVNNLGDYFYIKPLKTDTHPAGRSGSPVIDKNGYLVGIVSGQEGNLGVIGGIKYLVTLFDKYNVDYKNPSH, encoded by the coding sequence ATGAAGAATTTGACTTTAGTCTTGATTAGTTTAATACTAATAGGTGGGTGCCAAAATTCACCTGAGATTGTTAAGGAATCCTGGATTGGGAATTCTGTTTCATCTTGGCCAGATTTTGCATTAACCAATGAAATAAGTTTTACCGACAAAACCTATTATGATGTTGCGAACTCATTCATAGTAAATACAGGATTTGATACAATCGGCGTTTCATGTAAGCATCTATTTATGGTTTTTGAAAATCAACTTGGATTAAACAGTATTGATTTGGGTAATAAATTCAATTATTGGAATATGTACCCCAAGAATCATAAAGAAAAAACTGTGACTGTAAAACGATTAATAAATGAGAACTCAAACGAACAGATTGGTCAGTTTAATACATTAAAAGTCCGTGATTGGATTCTGTTTGAATTAGAAGGACATAATAATCAGCTTTACCCATTGAAGATTAGATACACACCAGTAAAAAGCAATGAGATAGTATATGCAGTAGGGTGGGGAATGAAACAGGTAGACAATAGTATTCCAGCATTGATAAAATTACAATGTGTCAATAATTTAGGAGATTATTTTTATATAAAACCATTAAAAACAGATACTCATCCAGCAGGAAGAAGTGGTTCTCCAGTTATAGACAAAAATGGATATTTAGTTGGTATCGTATCAGGACAAGAAGGGAATTTAGGAGTAATTGGCGGAATTAAATATTTGGTGACATTATTCGACAAATATAATGTTGATTATAAAAATCCCAGCCACTAA
- a CDS encoding glycosyl hydrolase 115 family protein, with protein MKKFFFIALLLPQVLFAQIQVIHQSAKNDDCFTIVNQKISASIYFDTTDYEVVHKTAQLFASDIEMISNKKPLILTDSKKLKGNIIIVGTIGKNQLIDRLIAEKRLIVDSIQNQWERFIIETIDKPFKGVKKALVIAGSDRRGTSYGTFTLSEKMGVSPWYWWADVPVNKRKELYIKNTSYTSKAPSVEYRGIFLNDEDWGLHPWAAKNIDPEVGDIGSKTYEKIFELLLRLKANMVAPAMHECTKAFYTVPGNMEMADAYGIMVTTSHCEPLLYNNASEWNKKTQGEWNYATNKAQIVEVLDSRVKQAHENENIYTIALRGMHDEGMKGDSDNDKLKMLDEAINDQRFILSKYIDKPLSEIPQIFVPYKEVLGLYEKGLEVPEEITIVWPDDNYGYIKKLSNPDEQKRKGGSGVYYHQSYLGWPNDYLWLNSTPPALMYTEMQKAYSLGADKYWLLNVGDIKPGEMGMQLFLDMAWDFSRFNFDNINQYQVEKLSAIFGDEYQDQLDFILDRYYYHGFTRKPEYMTWDWRWNSLFQVENVKDTEFSFINYKEAENRLAEYNKISEMGKAIMNELPEEKKAAFFELVYYPVKGASLYNHEMLTGQKNRWYASQGRALTNVLANDVKLYHDSLASLTAEFNNLLDGKWNGMMTAPGFLPKEQLSPTKTIELPDTSGMALFVEGQSSDSAIYLTLPKFNSLFNETHFFEVYNIGNIPFSYNVNTTSSWILLDKNKGDVKEQQRVNVSIDWDLIQYDTEVNGEIIISDGKATKTIQVTAVRPEKNFKNVFIENNGAISIRPTDFQHKTENGNIQFQSIEGLGYSNTSLQLGNAKYDSGNGSYVEYDFFVTDTGDITIFTYMLPLFAKDKSHSTQYGVQVDNMDMVLLHNDVKEYSREWAANVIRNSAINKTSVTINQPGKHTLRIYSVDSGMIIQKIVIDTGGLKDSYLGPIPGKF; from the coding sequence ATGAAGAAATTCTTTTTTATTGCTCTATTACTTCCACAAGTTTTGTTTGCACAAATTCAAGTAATCCATCAATCTGCCAAAAATGATGACTGTTTTACAATTGTAAATCAAAAAATAAGTGCTTCAATTTATTTCGATACTACAGATTATGAAGTTGTTCATAAAACAGCTCAATTATTTGCTTCAGATATTGAGATGATTTCAAATAAGAAACCGTTGATACTAACTGATAGTAAAAAACTAAAAGGTAATATAATTATTGTAGGAACAATTGGTAAAAATCAATTGATAGATAGACTCATTGCTGAAAAACGACTAATTGTTGATAGTATACAAAACCAATGGGAGCGATTCATCATTGAAACAATTGATAAGCCCTTCAAAGGAGTAAAAAAAGCATTAGTCATTGCAGGTAGTGACAGAAGAGGAACTTCTTATGGCACCTTTACCCTGTCGGAAAAAATGGGTGTTTCACCCTGGTATTGGTGGGCGGATGTACCGGTGAATAAAAGAAAGGAGTTGTATATCAAAAATACATCATATACCTCTAAGGCTCCATCGGTAGAGTATCGGGGCATCTTTTTAAACGATGAAGACTGGGGCCTTCACCCATGGGCTGCAAAAAATATTGACCCCGAAGTTGGAGATATTGGCTCCAAAACCTACGAAAAGATTTTTGAATTATTGTTGCGTTTAAAAGCAAACATGGTAGCTCCTGCCATGCACGAATGCACAAAAGCTTTCTATACCGTACCCGGAAACATGGAAATGGCAGATGCTTATGGTATCATGGTTACCACCAGTCATTGCGAACCTCTTTTATACAACAACGCAAGTGAGTGGAATAAAAAAACACAAGGTGAGTGGAACTACGCAACCAACAAAGCGCAAATAGTTGAAGTGCTTGACAGTCGTGTTAAGCAGGCTCATGAAAACGAAAATATATACACCATTGCTTTGAGGGGTATGCACGATGAGGGCATGAAAGGTGACTCGGACAATGATAAATTGAAAATGCTTGATGAGGCAATAAACGACCAACGTTTTATATTATCAAAATATATCGACAAACCGCTATCTGAAATTCCACAGATTTTTGTCCCATACAAGGAAGTTCTGGGACTTTACGAAAAAGGCCTTGAAGTACCGGAAGAAATTACTATTGTTTGGCCCGATGACAATTATGGATACATTAAAAAACTAAGCAATCCAGATGAACAAAAGCGAAAAGGCGGTTCAGGGGTGTATTATCATCAGTCATACCTTGGATGGCCTAACGATTATCTATGGTTAAATTCCACTCCACCGGCATTAATGTACACCGAAATGCAAAAAGCTTATTCCTTGGGAGCCGATAAATACTGGCTTTTAAATGTTGGGGATATTAAACCGGGAGAAATGGGGATGCAACTTTTTTTAGATATGGCATGGGATTTTAGCCGATTTAATTTCGATAATATCAATCAGTATCAGGTAGAAAAACTTTCTGCAATTTTTGGTGATGAGTATCAAGATCAGTTGGATTTCATTCTGGATAGATATTATTACCATGGTTTTACCCGGAAACCCGAATACATGACCTGGGACTGGCGATGGAACAGTCTATTTCAGGTAGAAAATGTAAAAGACACGGAATTTTCATTTATTAATTACAAAGAAGCCGAAAACCGACTTGCCGAATACAACAAAATTTCAGAAATGGGAAAAGCCATTATGAATGAATTGCCAGAAGAAAAGAAAGCTGCATTTTTCGAGTTAGTATATTATCCAGTAAAAGGCGCATCGTTGTATAACCACGAAATGTTAACAGGACAAAAAAACAGATGGTATGCTTCACAAGGCAGGGCTTTAACAAATGTATTGGCAAATGATGTTAAATTGTATCACGACAGCCTGGCTTCACTAACTGCTGAATTCAATAATTTGCTTGATGGTAAATGGAATGGTATGATGACTGCTCCGGGTTTTTTGCCTAAAGAACAATTATCTCCGACAAAGACAATAGAGTTGCCTGACACATCAGGTATGGCATTATTCGTAGAAGGTCAGTCCTCAGATTCTGCAATCTACTTGACCTTGCCAAAGTTTAATAGCCTCTTTAATGAAACTCATTTTTTTGAAGTTTATAATATAGGTAACATCCCATTCTCATATAATGTAAATACAACATCATCCTGGATTCTGCTTGATAAAAACAAAGGGGATGTTAAAGAACAACAACGTGTTAATGTATCCATCGATTGGGATTTAATCCAATATGATACGGAGGTCAATGGAGAAATTATTATTTCAGATGGAAAGGCCACAAAAACCATTCAGGTTACAGCTGTCCGACCTGAAAAGAACTTCAAAAATGTTTTTATTGAAAACAACGGGGCAATTAGCATTCGTCCAACAGATTTTCAACACAAAACAGAAAATGGGAACATTCAATTTCAGTCGATTGAAGGTTTGGGTTATTCAAATACCTCCCTTCAATTAGGCAATGCAAAGTATGATTCCGGTAACGGGTCATATGTGGAATATGATTTTTTTGTAACAGATACAGGTGATATTACTATTTTTACATATATGCTGCCATTGTTTGCTAAAGATAAATCTCATAGCACACAATATGGCGTGCAGGTTGACAATATGGATATGGTTTTGCTCCATAATGACGTTAAAGAATATTCGAGAGAATGGGCTGCAAATGTGATAAGGAACAGTGCTATTAATAAAACAAGTGTAACAATAAATCAACCCGGTAAGCATACACTTCGCATTTATTCAGTTGATTCGGGAATGATAATTCAAAAAATTGTAATTGACACAGGAGGTCTTAAGGATTCATATTTAGGCCCTATACCTGGTAAATTTTAA
- a CDS encoding pentapeptide repeat-containing protein, with translation MKTATDIQNIIEKYKEGHRHFINLDFDKGEKLTGQILADSTFDNCCFSVDFSQTNFSNAKFTNCNLKCCDFINCNLTNSRFENCSLESTDFKNALIEGISMINCYCYGQLVSVNNESGELETVKDDLVKELYDHIPELKKLTDQSNDDQSYLVYGELSLKLFEDIKNNSEITDFTKKAFQFFNKLGNRNDSEIDNLLVVGIYEGLYADKKCNRIARQLLLDRNKEVYEYWMINGNIRSDYE, from the coding sequence ATGAAGACAGCAACTGACATACAAAATATCATTGAAAAATATAAAGAAGGACACCGTCATTTTATAAACCTTGACTTTGATAAAGGTGAAAAATTGACTGGACAAATTCTTGCTGATTCGACATTTGATAACTGTTGCTTCTCGGTTGACTTTTCACAAACGAACTTTTCAAATGCAAAGTTTACTAACTGTAATTTAAAATGTTGTGATTTTATAAACTGTAACTTGACTAATTCAAGATTTGAAAATTGCTCACTCGAAAGCACAGATTTTAAAAATGCACTGATTGAGGGAATAAGTATGATTAATTGCTATTGTTATGGACAATTAGTTTCAGTAAACAACGAGTCAGGAGAACTTGAAACTGTCAAAGATGATTTGGTTAAAGAACTTTATGACCATATTCCTGAATTAAAAAAATTAACAGACCAATCGAATGATGACCAATCTTATTTAGTATATGGCGAATTAAGTCTAAAACTATTTGAGGACATTAAAAATAATTCAGAAATTACGGACTTTACTAAAAAGGCTTTTCAGTTTTTTAATAAACTTGGCAATCGAAATGACTCTGAAATTGATAATTTACTAGTAGTTGGAATTTATGAAGGACTTTATGCGGATAAAAAATGTAATCGAATAGCAAGACAACTTTTATTAGACAGAAATAAAGAAGTTTATGAATATTGGATGATTAATGGAAACATTCGTTCTGACTATGAATAA
- a CDS encoding YARHG domain-containing protein, translating to MKKILIFILLISSFEIYGQNSDFEKLILKYGQSDNELDTVLLKKYFDVYLHPDFAPSGYADKIIFRKPYMIGLSCNVPCTAGGMCESSKFRIFDYQGNIIDKLDRFEYVFADCQDNSERYCAYQSDSLLILVEEKSETDCDTDSLLKLDISFCTYKIDIDGKITELNKNHIDSKRDYFIASIQLLTDSDLQNKNKQDLATMRNEIFAAHGYIFKTDKWSDFFKTKEWYSPRFDNVDKYLTIIERENIKMIMKHEK from the coding sequence ATGAAAAAAATACTGATTTTCATCCTTCTGATAAGTAGTTTTGAGATTTACGGACAAAACTCGGATTTTGAGAAACTTATTTTAAAATATGGGCAAAGTGACAATGAATTGGATACTGTCTTATTAAAAAAATATTTCGACGTTTACTTGCATCCCGATTTTGCTCCATCAGGATATGCAGATAAAATAATATTCAGAAAACCCTATATGATTGGATTATCATGCAATGTGCCATGTACTGCGGGAGGAATGTGTGAATCAAGTAAATTCAGGATTTTTGATTACCAAGGTAACATCATTGATAAACTTGATAGATTTGAGTATGTTTTCGCCGATTGTCAAGATAATAGCGAAAGATACTGTGCTTATCAGTCTGACTCTTTACTTATTTTAGTTGAGGAGAAAAGTGAAACAGATTGCGATACTGATTCTCTTTTAAAACTTGATATTTCATTCTGTACCTATAAAATTGATATAGATGGCAAGATTACTGAATTAAATAAAAATCACATTGATTCAAAACGTGATTATTTTATTGCCTCAATACAATTGCTCACAGATTCAGATTTGCAAAATAAAAATAAACAGGATTTGGCAACAATGAGAAATGAGATATTTGCAGCTCATGGATACATTTTTAAAACTGATAAATGGAGTGATTTTTTTAAGACAAAGGAATGGTATTCTCCAAGATTTGATAATGTAGATAAATATCTGACTATTATTGAGAGAGAAAATATTAAGATGATTATGAAACATGAAAAATAA
- a CDS encoding DUF1593 domain-containing protein → MLKNYLKIILIFIMVPVFAKQKQDVKSLKPRIVVLTDVSTWETDDSESLVRLLVHADMFEIEGIIFTTGWSLDKTRDDFFQLIHDAIDAYEKDLPNLMKRSNQVDFKTDETQQFIGYWPSADYLRKQTVFGSKQRGIDKIGVNNISDGSNLIIELADENDDRPLWILLWGGGNTLAQAIWQVQQDRNEAELKTFLHKIPTYAITDQDRGYEKGTPYNISSHQWIRKEFEKDLMFLWDECAWKYQNGTGREKWDEYALNIQSHGNLGKVYPKYKYGVEGDTPSFLYLMPNGLSSPLVSNQVNWGGYFEWGICPDDTTFAFTNHAGKAYDICNKYQACFYLATFNNFAARMDWAAYGKGNRNPIVIINDNGGTEPISIELKQGKEVSLDALKSYDPENDNLSFKWWIQPEAGTYKQEIVINNKNSSKINIKIPQEIHGKSIHVICEVTDNGEPNLTSYRRIIIQ, encoded by the coding sequence ATGTTAAAGAACTATTTAAAAATCATTCTAATCTTTATTATGGTTCCTGTATTTGCAAAGCAGAAACAGGATGTGAAATCATTAAAACCACGCATCGTAGTTCTAACTGATGTCTCAACATGGGAAACTGACGATAGTGAATCTTTGGTGAGGCTGCTAGTGCATGCCGACATGTTTGAAATTGAAGGAATCATTTTTACAACTGGTTGGAGTCTTGATAAAACTCGTGATGACTTTTTTCAATTGATTCATGATGCCATTGATGCATACGAAAAAGATTTGCCAAATCTCATGAAACGGTCAAATCAGGTTGATTTCAAGACAGATGAAACACAACAATTTATAGGTTATTGGCCAAGTGCAGATTATCTGCGAAAACAAACTGTATTTGGCAGTAAACAAAGAGGAATCGACAAAATTGGTGTAAATAACATCTCTGATGGTAGCAATCTGATAATTGAGCTTGCTGATGAAAACGACGATAGACCTCTTTGGATTTTACTTTGGGGAGGCGGGAACACATTGGCTCAAGCTATTTGGCAAGTACAACAGGATAGAAATGAAGCTGAATTAAAAACTTTTTTGCATAAAATACCTACCTATGCAATTACCGACCAAGACAGAGGTTATGAAAAAGGAACTCCTTACAACATTAGTTCACATCAATGGATACGTAAAGAATTTGAGAAAGACCTTATGTTCCTTTGGGATGAGTGTGCATGGAAATATCAAAATGGAACAGGTCGTGAAAAATGGGATGAATATGCGCTTAATATCCAGAGTCATGGAAATCTCGGGAAAGTTTATCCCAAATATAAGTATGGTGTAGAAGGAGATACCCCTTCATTCCTTTATTTAATGCCAAATGGTTTAAGTAGCCCCCTTGTTTCAAATCAGGTTAACTGGGGTGGTTATTTTGAATGGGGTATTTGTCCGGATGATACTACTTTTGCATTTACTAATCATGCTGGAAAAGCTTATGATATCTGCAACAAATATCAAGCTTGTTTCTATTTAGCCACTTTCAACAATTTTGCCGCCCGTATGGATTGGGCAGCTTACGGTAAGGGCAATCGAAACCCTATTGTAATTATTAATGATAATGGTGGCACAGAACCCATTTCTATTGAACTGAAACAGGGAAAAGAGGTTTCTCTTGATGCTTTAAAATCTTATGACCCCGAAAATGATAATTTAAGTTTTAAATGGTGGATACAGCCCGAAGCTGGAACCTATAAGCAGGAGATTGTCATTAACAACAAAAATTCCAGCAAAATCAACATTAAAATTCCTCAGGAAATACATGGGAAAAGTATTCATGTGATTTGCGAAGTAACTGATAATGGAGAACCAAATCTCACGAGTTACCGAAGGATAATCATACAATAA